Proteins encoded together in one Myxocyprinus asiaticus isolate MX2 ecotype Aquarium Trade chromosome 9, UBuf_Myxa_2, whole genome shotgun sequence window:
- the LOC127446158 gene encoding keratin, type II cytoskeletal 8-like, with the protein MTSTKSISYSIGGGGSSGGSIRKSYSSQSAYAVPAGSSRVSSVTSIRRSGVGAGPGFGSGFGSAGGSYSFSSSSMGGGLAGGYGGGMGFVPAPITAVTVNQSLLAPLNLEIDPTIQAVRTQEKEQIKTLNNRFASFIDKVRFLEQQNKMLETKWSLLQEQTTTRSNIDAMFEAYIANLRRQLDGLGNEKMKLEGELKNMQGLVEDFKNKYEDEINKRASVENEFVLLKKDVDAAYMNKVELEAKVDALQDEINFLRAVYEAELRELQSQIKDTSVIVEMDNSRNLDMDSIVAEVRAQYEDIANRSRAEAESWYKQKFEEMQSSAGQYGEDLRSTKAEIAELNRMIARLQNEIDAVKGQRANLEAQIAEAEERGEIAVKDAKLRIKDLEDALQRAKQDMARQVREYQELMNVKLALDIEIATYRKLLEGEENRLTSGGASATIHVQQTSGGGGSYSGSSSGFGYGGMGGGYSGGMGGGFSGGMGGGFSGGMGGGFSGGSITKSSVSSISSKRY; encoded by the exons ATGACAAGCACAAAGTCTATCAGCTACAGCATCGGTGGTGGTGGCAGCAGCGGTGGCTCCATCAGGAAGAGCTACTCCAGTCAGTCAGCCTACGCTGTTCCTGCTGGCTCCAGCAGGGTCAGCAGTGTGACCAGTATCAGACGATCTGGTGTGGGTGCTGGTCCAGGTTTTGGTTCTGGGTTTGGGAGTGCAGGCGGCAGCTACAgcttcagcagcagcagcatgggTGGAGGCCTTGCTGGAGGATATGGTGGAGGCATGGGCTTCGTCCCAGCGCCCATCACTGCTGTCACTGTCAACCAGAGCCTGTTGGCCCCCCTCAACTTGGAAATTGACCCCACAATTCAGGCTGTCCGCACTCAGGAGAAGGAGCAGATCAAGACCCTCAATAACCGTTTTGCCTCCTTCATTGATAAA GTGCGCTTCCTGGAGCAGCAGAACAAGATGCTGGAGACCAAATGGAGTCTCCTCCAGGAACAGACCACCACCCGCTCCAACATCGACGCCATGTTTGAGGCCTACATTGCTAACCTGCGCAGACAGCTCGATGGCCTGGGTAACGAGAAGATGAAGCTGGAAGGAGAGTTGAAGAACATGCAGGGCCTTGTTGAGGACTTTAAGAACAA GTACGAGGATGAGATCAACAAGCGTGCTTCTGTCGAGAATGAGTTTGTCCTGCTTAAGAAG GATGTTGATGCTGCCTACATGAACAAGGTTGAGCTGGAGGCCAAGGTTGATGCTCTTCAGGATGAGATCAACTTCCTCAGGGCAGTCTACGAGGCT GAGCTGCGTGAACTCCAGTCACAGATCAAGGACACATCCGTTATTGTGGAGATGGATAATAGCAGAAATCTCGACATGGACTCCATTGTGGCTGAAGTTCGTGCTCAGTATGAGGACATTGCCAACCGCAGCCGTGCCGAGGCTGAGAGCTGGTACAAACAGAAG TTCGAAGAGATGCAGTCCTCTGCTGGTCAGTATGGTGAGGACCTCCGCTCAACCAAGGCCGAGATTGCTGAGCTCAACCGCATGATCGCCCGCCTTCAGAATGAGATTGATGCCGTCAAAGGACAG CGTGCCAACCTTGAGGCTCAGATCGCTGAGGCTGAGGAGCGTGGAGAGATTGCAGTGAAGGATGCCAAGCTCCGCATCAAGGACCTCGAAGACGCCCTTCAGAGAGCCAAGCAAGACATGGCCCGCCAGGTGCGTGAGTACCAGGAGCTCATGAATGTCAAACTGGCTTTGGACATTGAAATCGCCACCTACAGGAAGCTGTTGGAGGGAGAGGAGAACAG ACTGACCAGTGGTGGAGCTTCAGCCACCATTCATGTGCAGCAGACCTCTGGAGGTGGAGGAA GTTACTCAGGTAGCAGCTCTGGATTCGGCTATGGTGGTATGGGAGGTGGATACAGTGGTGGTATGGGAGGTGGATTCAGTGGTGGCATGGGAGGTGGATTCAGTGGTGGCATGGGAGGTGGATTCAGTGGTGGCTCCATCACCAAGTCCAGTGTCTCCTCCATTAGCAGTAAACGCTATTAA